The Aspergillus luchuensis IFO 4308 DNA, chromosome 6, nearly complete sequence genome segment ATCCATGGCCATGACCATGGTCTTCAAGCCTCTGGCACGACCGCGGTTGCCGAGGCGCTTCGCCAGAGTCGCGGCGTTGCCGTTGTCGGAGGCGAAGAGAATGGTCAGAGGAGCACCGAAGAGACCCTCAAGGAGCTTCTCATAAGAGTCCTTAGCCTGGCGCTTCTGAAGAGAGCGGACCTCAGTTCCGTAAGACTCAGAAAGCACAGCTGAGTACTTGGGGTGACGGTTCATAAGCTGGGTAAGCTGGTTGTCCCTGCGAAGGAACTCTTCAAGTTCGCGCCGGATCCGGTCCGAGTCCAGAGAGAACTTAGGTTCATCGTTCTCATCGTTGCCGGGGTTCCAGCGGTACAGGGGCCAGTAGCCAAGGTCAACAGCCTTCTTGGTCTCCTGGAGTACAGTCAAGGCAGAGTCATTCTCCTGGTTGTAGGGGAGGTAGGCAACAACAACGGAGGGACCCTTGAACTGCTCGGCCTCAGCCATAGCCTGGAGAACCTGAGTGTACGAGCCGTAGACGGCGACGGAAGCAACATAGGCGTTGCCAAAGTTCATGGCATACAGACCAATGTCCTTCTTTCTGCGCGTGGGGTCCGCGGCGGTGCGTTCGGAGTAGGGCTGCGAATCAATGACGAGCATGTTGACGTTGGCTCCGGAGGCAAGGACATGGTGAACACCGGAGTTGCCGAGATCATAAGCCCAGGCGTCAGAGCCGATGAGCCACAGGGACTCATCGTAGAAGAGCTTCTTGGACTGCAAGAGCTGTCTGGAAAGCTGAGAACCGTCGTTGGAGAGGCGGGCAATGACATCGGGTGCCAGCTTGTTGGCCTTGGAGGTATCTGCAGCACTGAGGGCCCAGTTGGAGAGCCATTTCCGGGGGACATCAGTGGCGAAGCTGGTGGACTTGGAGGCCTCCTCGACTTCGCGGATAAAGCGCTGGCGGTGCTCCAGCCTGGCGGTCAGCGCACCAAATCCGTATTCAGGGCTGGCAGCaatggtggaggagattcCGGCGTGCTTCGAGCCCAGCTGGTTGGCGATGTGCAGGCGTTCACCGAAGAGCTGGTTGAGGATCTTAAGGTAGGCGTTCTCAACATGGGGCTGCTCGAGAGAAGTCTCAATGGACGGGACCTTGGAAGTTCCGATCTCAAGGTTCTgaatgggggagggagagctcAGGTTCTGCACAATGCCACGAAGAGCCTGGACGGCGGTGGAGGGCTCAACATATCCCAGTCTGTATCCCACAATCTTGGGGGCGGCCCGACCAGCAGCCGGGGAgagactggaaagaagatcCATGAACGCCGGTCCCCACTTCGTAGTCTTGCGGACCTGCTCCAGCACGGCGATCTTCTCAATCGAGCTAGGGATAGATTCAACAATCTGGCCTCCAACCCAGGGGCGGTACAACCGCGCAGTGATCAAGCCAACGTTTCCAAGCTCACTGGAAGCCTCCTCCTTGCCCAGAACGTCGACAAACACGCCAGTCGAGCCGAAGACGAAGATGGCCGACTTGGCATCGGAGGGACCAGTGTACTCAATCGCGCGGTAGTTGCGTCCGGTGGTCTCAGACAACACATTCCATATTTGAGAGGTCCATTCGAAAATGTCTGTAGCACTGACGGGCCGAGTGGCCGAGGCGTCAAtggtggtggcagcggaGCTAGTCGCACGGCTATCGACACTGCTGTCCCTCTGAGAAGAGCCGACAGACGAAGTGTCAACACTGACATTGGAAGGAGTCTGAGTTGCCTGGGCAGGGGTGGAAGAACCCTCGACCTGGCTGGTGGCAGTGTCCACATCCTCAGTCACTGTAGCGACCCGTCCGGAGTCAGTGTACAGCGTCTGGGCACCCAGGCCAGACGTATGTGTCACAGAGCTTCCGCCCAAGTTGAGAACGGACCGAAGGACCTCGGCGTCTTCCTCAGCAATGGCGTCATCGCGAGCGGAGTTGGCAGGGTCGAAGAAGTGGATGACACCCTTGCCGGACTTGCGGGACAACGCGTGAGCAGTGATAGCAATATCCTGGGCCTCCTGGAGCGTCTCAGAGTGCAGGAAAGTGAACCCGCATTGCCTGATAGAGCTGATCACGGAGTAATCTGGGAAGGGGTAGGGCTCCAGAGCGACATGGATGACGACAGGGGTGTTCGCCAGGCGGTAGAGGtgagggatggaggagagcaaGGTAGAGGAGGTGGTCACGACAGACACAGTGTTTCCAGTCTGCAGAGGGTGGaaagcggagaggaggggatctTCGTTATAGCGAACAGCCACAACCTGTGCAGATAGTTAGATCTGCCTTCATACAGTCCTTATGAAACAGTGTGACTCACGTCAGTAACACCGCGGGGCAGAATGCTACGGGCATTGCTGGCCTTCAGGGTCTTGAGAGTCTTGGAGAACCAGGAATCGGCCTGCAATGACGGCTGAACGGAGAGAACGACATCGCTGGCCAAGTAAGCGACTCTCGCCACTGGAAGCATCAGGAGAATGGTTAGCACTCAGATCGGACCATGAATGATTCCTTTTGAATGATAGAGTTCCAATCAGACAAAGAGAGGGAACCAGAGGAACAGCATACCTGCTTCACCTGCAGTCGAAACGGATGCCATATTGACAATTGCTAGCTGCGCAGCGTAAAGCGCAGGAAGTGGGATGGCAGAGAGAACTGGATATCACCGCATACGGTGACTCCCCACTCAATTCGAGATCAATAAATGAGGATAATGGggtaggagaaagaggaggaaaaagaagaggagaagtgGAATGACTCCAGGTAAAGACAGGGGAAATTTTAGCTTCACACTCAGCCCGTCTTTCCCTAATTTTTCTACAAATCTCCGTGCAGCGACGAGCAATGGTTCTGCTCCTCATAGACTTTTGGGgcccttctccgccatcggGGTTGGATTAGCCCGACGCTGATTGGATTGCGATCACGACATCGATGCAAACAGCCGCTGAACGGCCTTGCAAACATCCCCGATCAGGTCAAGTGCGGGGGCCTCGTGACTGGCCCTCGAGCACGTCACCCCGTTGATGCCTCGTGTATCAGGCAGTTATCGGCTTTTGCTCTGAATGCCGGCGGATTTCAAAGCAcgaactacttactagtacaactactagtaactaacaacaacatcagAATGATTCACACAGACTTGAGTTAATCTCATTGTATTGAAGTTGTTCCCGTATAACCTATTTGTTATACAAAGAACACAACAGTTACTAGTATAAACCTTCGTGCctttatctactactagtagtaatgatgatgcagatTTCACCCTGCTCATGGTAGTCGGATATATATTCAGTCAATCCCAGGTATCGGTGCTACTGGCAACCACTAGTAAGGTGTTACTATGACTCTTTCATGTACTCCGGCTGTACTACCAAGAGATTTGTGTAGTATCATGCAATTACATCGGGATTTCTCGCGGGCTTTGCTGGGCTTCGCTCCAGACATGCAACTGACATCATCCTTTCTCGGGCGAGACAGCATCGGAGATAACTCGGATCAGACGCTAGATGCACAGTAGATAATTACTTATACAGCACGGCACCATCTGATCTTATGGAAACCAAGCCA includes the following:
- a CDS encoding sulfite reductase (NADPH) subunit beta (BUSCO:EOG0926047G;~COG:P;~EggNog:ENOG410PFG9;~InterPro:IPR029061,IPR002880,IPR005117,IPR001094, IPR006066,IPR006067,IPR029039,IPR036136,IPR008254, IPR009014;~PFAM:PF01077,PF00258,PF03460;~go_function: GO:0003824 - catalytic activity [Evidence IEA];~go_function: GO:0010181 - FMN binding [Evidence IEA];~go_function: GO:0016491 - oxidoreductase activity [Evidence IEA];~go_function: GO:0020037 - heme binding [Evidence IEA];~go_function: GO:0051536 - iron-sulfur cluster binding [Evidence IEA];~go_process: GO:0055114 - oxidation-reduction process [Evidence IEA]), producing the protein MASVSTAGEAVARVAYLASDVVLSVQPSLQADSWFSKTLKTLKASNARSILPRGVTDVVAVRYNEDPLLSAFHPLQTGNTVSVVTTSSTLLSSIPHLYRLANTPVVIHVALEPYPFPDYSVISSIRQCGFTFLHSETLQEAQDIAITAHALSRKSGKGVIHFFDPANSARDDAIAEEDAEVLRSVLNLGGSSVTHTSGLGAQTLYTDSGRVATVTEDVDTATSQVEGSSTPAQATQTPSNVSVDTSSVGSSQRDSSVDSRATSSAATTIDASATRPVSATDIFEWTSQIWNVLSETTGRNYRAIEYTGPSDAKSAIFVFGSTGVFVDVLGKEEASSELGNVGLITARLYRPWVGGQIVESIPSSIEKIAVLEQVRKTTKWGPAFMDLLSSLSPAAGRAAPKIVGYRLGYVEPSTAVQALRGIVQNLSSPSPIQNLEIGTSKVPSIETSLEQPHVENAYLKILNQLFGERLHIANQLGSKHAGISSTIAASPEYGFGALTARLEHRQRFIREVEEASKSTSFATDVPRKWLSNWALSAADTSKANKLAPDVIARLSNDGSQLSRQLLQSKKLFYDESLWLIGSDAWAYDLGNSGVHHVLASGANVNMLVIDSQPYSERTAADPTRRKKDIGLYAMNFGNAYVASVAVYGSYTQVLQAMAEAEQFKGPSVVVAYLPYNQENDSALTVLQETKKAVDLGYWPLYRWNPGNDENDEPKFSLDSDRIRRELEEFLRRDNQLTQLMNRHPKYSAVLSESYGTEVRSLQKRQAKDSYEKLLEGLFGAPLTILFASDNGNAATLAKRLGNRGRARGLKTMVMAMDDYPLDDLATEENVVFISSTAGQGEFPQNGRGLWEFVKNTGDLDLSSINYSVFGLGDSHYWPRKEDRIYYNKPAKDLDARIAFLGGRKLTDIGLGDDQDPDAFQTGYSEWEPRLWQALGVDKVEGLPEEPAPLTNEDIKIQSNYLRGTIAEGLLDETTGAISASDQQLTKFHGTYMQDDRDVRDERKAQGLEPAYSFMIRCRLPGGVATPLQWLQMDAISSSHGNETMKLTTRQTFQFHGVIKRKLRGAMRAINKSLMTTIAACGDVNRNVMCSSLPELSYFHRETHAVAQKISDHLLPATTAYHEIWLKDEDDKKVQVAGDAVVDHEPLYGPTYLPRKFKITIAIPPHNDTDVYAHDIGLIAIKGADGHLEGFNITAGGGMGATHNNKKTYPQTGRMFGYVPADQAHIVCEKIMLVQRDHGDRKNRKHARLKYTIDDMGVDAYKEKVEALLPEGLRFAEPRPFKFVSNVDTFGWLKDEKGLNHFTFFIENGRIEDTADFKMRTGLRELAKLDKGEFRLTGNQHLILSNIEDADLPAIKELMAQYKLDNTSFSGLRLSSSACVAFPTCGLAMAESERYLPVLIGKLESTLEEVGLASDSIVMRMTGCPNGCARPWLAEVAFVGKAYGAYNMYLGGGYHGQRLNKLYRSSIKEDEILDIMKGLLKRYSQERNTDGETPERFGDWCIRAGVIKATTDGQNFHEGVAEDDEDEE